The following are from one region of the Rhodothermales bacterium genome:
- a CDS encoding FAD-dependent oxidoreductase, producing the protein LSRADVLAARDFDDAIARCGAPIEEHHAGGDTRWEYLPTGSTYGIPFRCLLPRGVDGLLVAGRCLSADHDAHASVRSMGQCMAMGQAAGVAAGLAVHSGSTPREIDVATLRDRLIGLGAVL; encoded by the coding sequence CTCAGCCGCGCGGATGTGCTGGCGGCACGGGATTTCGACGACGCAATCGCCCGCTGCGGTGCGCCGATCGAGGAACACCATGCCGGCGGAGACACCCGGTGGGAATACCTACCGACAGGCAGCACCTACGGCATCCCCTTTCGCTGCCTGTTACCGCGCGGTGTGGACGGGTTGCTGGTGGCCGGCCGGTGCCTCTCGGCCGACCATGACGCGCACGCTTCCGTCCGCAGCATGGGGCAATGCATGGCGATGGGGCAGGCGGCCGGCGTGGCCGCCGGACTGGCGGTCCACTCTGGATCTACCCCGCGCGAGATCGACGTGGCCACCCTCCGTGATCGACTCATTGGCCTCGGCGCGGTACTTTGA